The following are from one region of the Candidatus Deferrimicrobium borealis genome:
- a CDS encoding SDR family oxidoreductase, whose amino-acid sequence MKRVLVTGGAGFIGSHLCERLLARGDEVLCVDNFFTSRRQNIAHLVGNPQFEFMRHDITWPLYVEVDRIYNLACPASPVHYQFDPVQTTKTSVHGAINMLGLAKRLKVRILQASTSEVYGDPAEHPQTESYWGNVNPIGPRACYDEGKRCAETLFFDYYRQHNLQIRVIRIFNTYGPRMHPNDGRVVSNFIVQALKGEPITLYGTGSQSRSFCYVDDLVTGMIAMMDQDELVGPVNLGNPGEFTILELATMVKELTGSKSEIVFQPLPQDDPVRRRPDITLAKAKLRWEPTIPLRDGLIRTIDYFRSHSGVLLK is encoded by the coding sequence ATGAAACGGGTACTGGTCACCGGCGGCGCCGGGTTCATCGGGTCGCACCTGTGCGAGCGGCTGCTGGCGAGGGGGGACGAGGTCCTGTGCGTCGACAACTTCTTCACCTCCCGCCGGCAGAACATCGCCCACCTCGTCGGCAACCCGCAGTTCGAGTTCATGCGCCACGACATCACCTGGCCGCTCTACGTCGAGGTGGATCGGATCTACAACCTGGCGTGCCCCGCCTCCCCCGTCCATTACCAGTTCGACCCGGTGCAGACGACGAAGACGAGCGTGCACGGCGCGATCAACATGCTCGGGCTCGCCAAGCGCCTCAAGGTGCGCATCCTCCAGGCCTCGACCTCCGAGGTGTACGGCGACCCGGCGGAACACCCGCAGACGGAGTCGTACTGGGGGAACGTGAACCCGATCGGTCCACGCGCCTGCTACGACGAGGGGAAGCGGTGCGCGGAGACGCTCTTCTTCGACTATTATCGCCAGCACAACCTGCAGATCCGCGTGATCCGGATCTTCAACACGTACGGCCCGCGGATGCACCCCAACGACGGCCGCGTGGTGTCGAACTTCATCGTCCAGGCGCTGAAGGGGGAGCCGATCACGCTGTACGGGACGGGGAGCCAGTCGCGCTCCTTCTGCTACGTGGACGACCTCGTCACCGGGATGATCGCGATGATGGACCAGGACGAGCTGGTCGGGCCGGTGAACCTGGGCAACCCCGGCGAGTTCACGATCCTCGAGCTGGCGACGATGGTCAAGGAGCTCACCGGCTCGAAGTCCGAGATCGTTTTCCAGCCGCTTCCACAAGACGACCCGGTCCGCCGCCGCCCGGACATCACTTTGGCGAAAGCGAAGCTTCGCTGGGAGCCGACGATCCCGCTGCGCGACGGCCTCATCCGCACGATCGATTATTTCAGGTCACATTCAGGGGTTCTTCTGAAGTAA
- a CDS encoding ORF6N domain-containing protein: MTVPMERVTDRILSIRGHRVILDADLAVLYGVTTGALNQAVKRNAERFPGDFMFRLTAEEGANLKSQIVISNGWGGRRRSLPLAFTEQGVAMLSGVLNSSRAIQVNVAIMRAFVRMREAMSSDRELAKRLDSLEKKYAAHDVRIRGIFDAIRALMEASAKPRRRIGY, translated from the coding sequence ATGACCGTACCGATGGAACGAGTGACAGACCGGATCCTTTCCATCCGCGGACATCGGGTGATATTGGATGCCGACCTGGCGGTGCTTTACGGTGTTACGACAGGGGCGCTCAATCAGGCCGTGAAGAGGAACGCGGAGCGGTTCCCCGGCGATTTCATGTTCCGATTGACGGCCGAGGAAGGGGCAAACTTGAAATCACAGATTGTGATTTCAAACGGCTGGGGCGGACGACGCCGATCTCTCCCGCTGGCCTTCACAGAACAAGGAGTCGCGATGCTCTCCGGTGTTCTCAATAGTTCCCGCGCGATACAGGTCAACGTTGCCATTATGCGGGCGTTCGTCCGTATGCGCGAGGCGATGTCTTCGGATCGGGAACTCGCCAAGCGCCTGGATTCTCTCGAAAAGAAGTATGCCGCGCATGACGTTCGAATCAGAGGAATCTTCGACGCCATCCGCGCGCTGATGGAAGCGTCGGCGAAGCCGAGGCGGCGGATCGGCTATTGA
- a CDS encoding type II toxin-antitoxin system prevent-host-death family antitoxin has translation MPRMTMTAARREISEAVNRMVYGKGEPIVLTRRGKDLAAIVPMADLKLMEEIENQVLLREIQARKKTAKGKGIPLAELLKKYEE, from the coding sequence ATGCCCAGGATGACGATGACGGCGGCGCGGAGAGAGATTTCCGAAGCGGTCAACCGGATGGTGTACGGAAAGGGGGAGCCGATCGTCCTTACCCGGCGGGGGAAGGACCTCGCTGCGATCGTACCTATGGCGGATCTGAAGCTCATGGAGGAAATCGAGAACCAGGTCCTGCTCCGTGAAATCCAGGCGAGAAAGAAGACCGCGAAGGGGAAGGGGATCCCCCTCGCTGAGCTCCTGAAGAAGTATGAGGAGTAA
- a CDS encoding AbrB/MazE/SpoVT family DNA-binding domain-containing protein, translating into MRARIRRWGNSLALRIPKAFAEEASLEDESVVDLKVVNGKLVVASVVDPEVSLDRLLADVEDRNLHGEVSTGRAVRTEGR; encoded by the coding sequence ATGAGAGCCCGCATCCGCCGGTGGGGGAACAGCCTCGCCTTGAGAATCCCGAAAGCGTTCGCGGAGGAGGCGTCCCTGGAAGACGAGTCCGTGGTGGACCTGAAGGTCGTGAACGGGAAACTCGTCGTTGCGTCCGTCGTGGACCCTGAAGTGAGCCTCGACCGACTCCTGGCCGACGTCGAAGATCGCAACCTGCACGGGGAAGTGTCCACGGGGCGCGCCGTGAGGACGGAGGGGCGTTGA
- a CDS encoding type II toxin-antitoxin system RelE/ParE family toxin, producing the protein MAYRVFIDKAAEKDIDRLPKNTRKLVLEEIKELAKDPRKPRAEPLEGKLKPYWKTRVGDYRIAYEIRDDQVIVYVVRVLDRKEIYRILGRMQRSTR; encoded by the coding sequence ATGGCGTACCGGGTCTTCATCGACAAGGCGGCGGAAAAGGATATCGACCGTCTCCCGAAGAATACCCGGAAATTGGTCTTGGAAGAGATCAAGGAGCTTGCCAAGGACCCCCGCAAGCCAAGGGCCGAACCTCTGGAAGGAAAACTCAAGCCGTACTGGAAGACCCGGGTGGGCGATTACCGGATCGCCTACGAGATTCGGGACGACCAGGTGATCGTCTATGTCGTGCGCGTCCTCGACCGGAAGGAAATCTACCGAATCCTGGGCCGCATGCAGCGTTCCACCCGCTGA